A stretch of the Symmachiella macrocystis genome encodes the following:
- a CDS encoding tetratricopeptide repeat protein — MRYLLIGIVVAWGISPVSVRAAEEVSAERLHLQKGRYAEALEAYDALLKTEKLTPQIAIGRSQCFQAQGKWQDATTTLESATKEFPEDAGAWARLAEVQFLQGRFEQADAAVDKSLKINDDTPLARMIQADLLAETGKIDEADAAYRWFVQYYNRVQPTDAETLVLVARGAAQYARWNSVSQIFSFVINTVCPDALEADTNAWQAYHFSGSLLLEKYNRGQAVPEFRSALAINPRSADVYAEMARAAAQDFELDEAREFADRALQIAPNHVAALQVRSEVEFSEGKTEAALATLQEALKVNPRDQETLARTAACYLMLDGFPSDESLAALLAAFDAEKPADMKDESRFGKLVVDLATVNPRPGKFFTLLGEQLESKRKFALSERCYKFAMQRMPMLAEPQTALGMLYMQIGRVDEAGVILDKAFDLDPYHVRVSNMRKVIKVLSGYETITTDHFVIRVDSEFDKVLGRYMAEYLEEEYGKLVKQFGYEPPTRTHFEVYNKSQGLSAHQWFSARMVGLPWIQTIGASTGLIVALASPTAVEEPFNWARVLRHEFVHILTLQQTHFNIPHWFTEALAVRNEGYPRSQTWNLMLARRVPRDEIMTLETINQAFIKPETPEDWQMAYCQSEIYAEYMVKLAGEESLGKMLNAYRDNLDTAAAIQRVFGMDQAAFEKGYRAYLDQTVAAIPRPASADNVQPKTLAELEKAFRADPDNATARGEYAAGLLEAGQFKQARKFANSALKKNSAEPQAAIVLAQLEIKGANPAQAIEYLNEALDEENPHPGVVKWLGQLQLKAQNYAESARVYELIRKEDAENVEWVKMLSVAYLNLGDTEKLKPLLKQFVELEFDQIAPRKKLAAVYLSEKNYDEALHYAKTALYIDVLDVEVHRLLGEAYAGKKQYDRAIEEFEVALELKPEDADLTYKLGEAQHQAGDNPAAEKTLRGLLLKHPKHTAAQELLKKL, encoded by the coding sequence ATGCGCTACCTGTTGATTGGGATTGTCGTCGCCTGGGGAATCTCCCCTGTCAGCGTCAGAGCCGCAGAGGAAGTCTCCGCCGAGCGTCTGCATTTGCAAAAAGGACGCTATGCCGAGGCGTTAGAAGCCTACGACGCACTGCTCAAGACCGAAAAGCTCACCCCGCAAATCGCCATCGGCCGCAGCCAATGTTTTCAGGCCCAAGGAAAATGGCAGGATGCAACCACGACGCTCGAGTCTGCAACCAAGGAGTTCCCCGAGGATGCCGGCGCGTGGGCCCGGTTGGCGGAAGTGCAATTCCTGCAGGGCCGTTTTGAGCAAGCTGACGCTGCGGTCGACAAATCACTGAAAATCAATGACGACACCCCACTCGCCCGCATGATCCAGGCGGACTTGTTGGCCGAAACGGGAAAAATCGACGAAGCGGACGCCGCATATCGTTGGTTTGTGCAATATTACAACCGCGTGCAACCGACCGATGCTGAAACGTTGGTGCTCGTCGCCCGCGGAGCAGCGCAATACGCACGGTGGAACAGCGTGTCGCAGATTTTCAGTTTCGTTATCAACACCGTCTGCCCCGACGCTCTGGAAGCCGACACCAATGCTTGGCAAGCGTATCATTTCTCCGGCAGTTTGTTGTTGGAAAAATACAATCGCGGGCAAGCCGTGCCGGAATTTCGTAGCGCATTGGCGATCAATCCTCGCTCGGCGGATGTCTACGCCGAGATGGCCCGGGCGGCGGCGCAGGATTTCGAACTGGATGAAGCCCGTGAATTCGCCGACCGAGCATTACAAATCGCTCCGAACCACGTGGCTGCTCTGCAAGTCCGCTCGGAGGTGGAATTCAGCGAAGGCAAAACCGAAGCCGCCTTGGCAACGCTGCAAGAGGCACTGAAGGTCAATCCCCGCGATCAAGAAACGCTAGCACGGACAGCCGCCTGTTATCTGATGTTGGATGGCTTTCCCAGTGATGAATCGTTGGCAGCGCTGCTGGCTGCCTTTGACGCCGAAAAACCAGCCGATATGAAAGACGAAAGTCGATTCGGAAAATTGGTGGTCGACCTGGCGACGGTCAATCCTCGGCCGGGCAAGTTTTTTACGTTGCTAGGCGAACAGTTGGAATCGAAACGGAAGTTCGCGCTGTCGGAACGTTGCTACAAATTCGCCATGCAGCGCATGCCGATGCTGGCCGAACCGCAAACCGCGCTGGGCATGTTGTATATGCAAATCGGCCGCGTGGATGAGGCGGGCGTGATCCTCGACAAGGCCTTCGATCTCGACCCGTACCATGTCCGCGTGAGTAACATGCGCAAAGTCATCAAGGTGCTTTCGGGCTACGAAACGATCACCACGGATCACTTCGTGATTCGCGTCGACTCCGAATTCGATAAAGTCCTCGGCCGGTATATGGCGGAATACTTGGAAGAGGAATACGGCAAGTTGGTCAAACAGTTCGGCTACGAACCGCCGACGCGGACGCATTTTGAGGTCTACAACAAATCGCAAGGGCTTTCAGCACACCAATGGTTCAGTGCGCGAATGGTGGGATTACCGTGGATTCAAACGATCGGCGCGTCCACAGGATTGATCGTGGCGCTCGCCTCCCCCACGGCGGTCGAAGAACCGTTCAATTGGGCTCGCGTGTTGCGGCACGAATTTGTGCACATCCTCACGCTCCAACAAACGCATTTCAATATCCCGCACTGGTTCACGGAAGCATTGGCGGTCCGCAACGAAGGCTATCCACGATCGCAAACCTGGAACCTGATGCTGGCTCGCCGCGTCCCTCGCGACGAAATCATGACTCTGGAGACGATCAATCAGGCCTTCATTAAACCAGAGACTCCCGAAGACTGGCAGATGGCTTATTGCCAAAGCGAGATCTATGCTGAATACATGGTCAAGTTGGCCGGCGAGGAATCGCTGGGAAAAATGCTCAATGCCTATCGCGACAATCTCGACACAGCCGCCGCCATTCAACGTGTCTTTGGCATGGATCAGGCGGCGTTTGAAAAAGGTTACCGCGCGTATCTCGACCAGACCGTCGCCGCCATCCCTCGACCGGCATCCGCTGACAACGTGCAACCGAAAACATTAGCGGAATTAGAAAAAGCATTTCGCGCTGATCCAGATAACGCGACAGCACGCGGCGAATATGCCGCCGGACTGTTGGAAGCGGGACAATTCAAACAGGCGCGGAAATTCGCAAACTCCGCTCTGAAAAAGAATTCCGCCGAACCACAAGCCGCCATCGTGTTAGCGCAATTGGAAATCAAGGGGGCCAATCCTGCTCAAGCGATTGAATACCTGAATGAAGCCTTGGACGAAGAGAATCCGCATCCCGGTGTGGTCAAATGGTTGGGGCAACTGCAATTGAAAGCCCAAAACTACGCCGAGTCGGCTCGCGTTTACGAATTGATTCGCAAGGAGGATGCGGAGAATGTCGAGTGGGTTAAGATGCTGTCAGTCGCTTATTTGAACTTGGGCGACACAGAAAAACTCAAACCGCTGTTGAAGCAATTTGTGGAATTAGAATTCGACCAAATCGCCCCTCGAAAAAAATTGGCAGCGGTCTACCTCTCGGAAAAAAACTACGACGAGGCACTGCACTATGCCAAAACGGCTCTCTATATCGATGTGTTGGACGTGGAGGTACACCGCCTGCTTGGCGAAGCGTATGCTGGAAAAAAACAATACGACCGGGCCATCGAAGAATTCGAAGTCGCCCTAGAACTGAAACCCGAGGACGCCGATTTGACCTATAAGCTGGGTGAAGCCCAACACCAAGCGGGGGACAACCCAGCGGCGGAGAAAACATTGCGCGGATTGCTGCTCAAACATCCCAAACACACTGCCGCTCAAGAGTTACTTAAGAAATTGTAA
- a CDS encoding TIGR03790 family protein, whose product MRIVLAALVLLLVPQVVQAELKPAEIAIVAMRNSRQSVELAEYYAEARGIPLEHICLIDSKAGEEVSREEWEMGIRPQIRGWIVENKLASKLRCLVTVWDVPLKIGKEDPQFPITVDRVAYLKGERENRIFRLRSLIASINELLPGPDGPPPMPAESTDLKVLIKDFQTAFGAIRDRMKPVADTPEGRAANTQLSAIFTAGGGLVNVVRNIQTQIQQQPDNNALKNSMTNSLGRIAGLTEGRAALERLSDGIEKDEAMLSLVEKSDGLLGSLSWIDGQLELLKKNETYASFDSELSLLYWPSYTLGRWQQNVLNYRFDNSYTRQVRATLMVSRIEAPTFELSKKLIDTAIAVEKTGLEGKVYLDSRGRGKLGETAPRGSIKDFDSQLLNLAGFLRKETDLTVVLDEVEEVFQPGDCPLAALYCGWYSLANYIDAFEWQPGAVGYHLASAEATTLRKPTSKVWCKRMLEDGVCATIGPVQEPYLAAFPRPNEFFLLLLSGKHTLVECYYRCKPYNSWVMVLVGDPLYNPYKANPKFVGKKLPLAIENLINGPAAEMP is encoded by the coding sequence ATGAGAATTGTTTTAGCCGCCCTAGTCTTGCTCCTCGTTCCGCAAGTGGTCCAAGCCGAACTGAAGCCGGCGGAGATCGCCATCGTAGCGATGCGAAATAGTCGGCAGTCTGTGGAATTGGCGGAGTATTACGCCGAGGCCCGCGGCATCCCGCTGGAACACATTTGCCTCATCGACAGCAAAGCAGGAGAAGAGGTGTCCCGCGAGGAGTGGGAAATGGGGATCCGCCCGCAAATTCGCGGCTGGATTGTCGAAAACAAATTAGCGTCCAAACTTCGCTGCTTAGTGACGGTCTGGGACGTTCCGCTCAAGATCGGCAAAGAGGATCCGCAATTTCCCATCACCGTTGATCGCGTGGCCTATTTGAAAGGCGAGCGTGAGAATCGCATTTTTCGATTGCGAAGCTTGATCGCGTCCATCAATGAACTTCTCCCCGGCCCCGACGGGCCGCCACCCATGCCGGCAGAATCTACTGACCTCAAGGTGCTCATTAAAGACTTCCAGACTGCATTTGGTGCAATCCGTGACCGCATGAAACCGGTAGCCGATACGCCCGAGGGGCGCGCGGCCAACACACAACTCTCCGCCATATTCACCGCAGGCGGCGGATTGGTGAACGTGGTGCGAAACATACAAACCCAAATTCAACAGCAACCCGACAACAACGCATTGAAAAATTCGATGACCAATTCCCTCGGTCGCATCGCCGGTTTGACCGAAGGCCGTGCCGCGCTGGAACGCTTGTCCGACGGCATTGAAAAAGACGAAGCGATGCTGTCCTTAGTCGAAAAAAGCGACGGCTTGCTGGGTTCGCTCTCCTGGATCGATGGACAGCTAGAACTGCTGAAGAAAAATGAGACCTATGCCAGTTTCGATAGCGAACTGTCACTGCTGTATTGGCCGTCGTACACATTGGGACGCTGGCAACAAAATGTGCTCAACTATCGCTTCGACAATTCCTACACCCGGCAAGTACGGGCGACCCTCATGGTTTCTCGGATCGAAGCTCCCACGTTTGAACTCTCCAAGAAACTGATCGACACAGCCATCGCGGTCGAAAAAACCGGGTTGGAGGGCAAGGTATATCTCGATTCCCGCGGTCGGGGCAAACTCGGTGAAACGGCTCCTCGCGGATCGATCAAAGATTTTGACTCTCAACTTTTGAATCTGGCAGGCTTTCTCCGCAAGGAAACCGACCTGACTGTCGTTTTGGATGAAGTCGAGGAAGTCTTTCAACCCGGGGATTGCCCGCTGGCAGCGCTCTACTGCGGCTGGTATTCGTTGGCCAACTACATCGACGCTTTCGAATGGCAGCCCGGAGCGGTCGGGTATCATCTTGCTAGCGCCGAAGCCACGACGCTCCGCAAACCGACCAGCAAGGTCTGGTGCAAACGCATGTTAGAGGATGGTGTCTGCGCAACGATTGGCCCGGTCCAAGAACCATATCTGGCTGCATTTCCCCGACCCAATGAATTCTTCCTGCTCCTGCTCTCCGGCAAGCATACGCTGGTCGAATGCTACTATCGCTGCAAGCCTTACAATTCCTGGGTCATGGTCTTGGTGGGGGATCCGCTGTACAACCCGTATAAGGCCAACCCGAAATTCGTGGGAAAGAAACTGCCGTTGGCTATCGAGAACCTGATCAACGGGCCAGCCGCTGAGATGCCGTAG